A region of the Salvia splendens isolate huo1 chromosome 11, SspV2, whole genome shotgun sequence genome:
atatattatatatactctAAAAATTCTAGCAGATCAAAATGACAACAAAAATCAACATATTCCAACTAGAACAGCTGCTGCTACAAAGCTTTTGCATCTCTCCCATTCATCTTGCTCACTTGTTCACACAGTCTGCAAGGCAGCGTGTCGAGGCTAGCTGCACGAGTCTTTCCGTAGTTACCGAAAACGCCACATCTCCTCCACGAGTGATACTCAGCATAAGCAACGGGATCATTAGCTAAGGACTTTACGTAGGAAGCCAGCTGCTCGATGGAACTGAACTGTGTCCCGTCTATTATGGAATGAGGAGGTATGAAGTCCCAGATGTTTGGGGCACCAAAGTATATGGGAACCGCCCCAGAATCGAGAGCATAGAATAGTTTCTCCGTCACATAGCTCTCTGTCATGGTGTTCTCGATTGCAAGGACAAACTTGTAGTGGGACATGGCACAATGTAGATGATCCCACCATTTGGGTTTCTCGTTGGGATCCTTCACACACTCGGGGTAGAAGGAGAGTGCCTGGTCGAGGCCTCCAACGTTGTTCAGGCACTTCCCAAAAGAGTGGGTGGGTAACAGGCTGAGTATCCTTTTGGCAAGCTGATTCCTTTGAGGTAAGCAGCGAGACGAAGACCAATAGACAAGTGTGTCCTTGAGAATCAAGAATCCCAATTAGATTGAGATAACGCAAACTCAAGATTAAGCAAAAGTGCGAAAGGTACAAGCGACATGTGAagaaaatggaatggaatgtgTGAAACACTTACATTGTTCTTATCAGAAGATAATTGATAATTTCGATTGTTATGAAAAACTGCCCCAGCATAAGTTGACTGGACGTTATCTCTAGCATGATAACTAATAAATATATCCTCATTGCCTGACCTCTTCCTACCGGCTTCAAGATCCATATACACCCGAAGTGGATCCCCATCCCGTCTCTGTCAAATGTAATGAAAATACTAAATATGATGGAGTTAAATGTGGGAACCTGCTGGTTTCGAGTACAAGAATATTGAACTTTGCAATTTGTCAGCCCGATATGCTAATGTCTTGCCAAGT
Encoded here:
- the LOC121753977 gene encoding alpha-(1,4)-fucosyltransferase-like is translated as MQLKTINTFAVTLMLTAAVIILFSTGFLEFPAADSAVPSPKDSIFYSLSKSDSPEPFRDLFGAFKKWDSEVGCAQFRETHRDLLVNGSKMSSLQNAEGGIECGELQMKHVRVLVKGWTWVPDNMDNLYSCRCGLSCLWTKSSLLADMPDALLFETTTPPILRRDGDPLRVYMDLEAGRKRSGNEDIFISYHARDNVQSTYAGAVFHNNRNYQLSSDKNNDTLVYWSSSRCLPQRNQLAKRILSLLPTHSFGKCLNNVGGLDQALSFYPECVKDPNEKPKWWDHLHCAMSHYKFVLAIENTMTESYVTEKLFYALDSGAVPIYFGAPNIWDFIPPHSIIDGTQFSSIEQLASYVKSLANDPVAYAEYHSWRRCGVFGNYGKTRAASLDTLPCRLCEQVSKMNGRDAKAL